The window GAGACCGAGTGTGTCCTACTTAGACCTGTAAAAGGCGGAGATACGAATTCGCCTTCTGGAGTAGTACTCCTCTATTGAGCACCAGTTACAGATGAAGAACTTAAGGTTGCGTCCAATCACATTATATGTATCATACACAATACACTGAAAAGTTGTTTCTCTGACAGTATATGATTGCTCTGGCGCAGGTAGAATTGCTTGAGCCAGCTGTTAAAGGTACACAGAATGTTCTTAAGGCATGTTCTGAGGTAAAGGTCAAGCGAGTAGTGCTTGTATCATCTGTGGCCGCTATCGCCATGAACCCCAGCTGGCCCAAGGAAAAACTAATGGATGAAACTTCATGGTCCGACAAGGAATTCTGCAAAAATATAAAGGTATGTCAACTAATTACTCACATATATCTTTTAACACATCTTGAGCATAGAAAACCTGAAGTTGAAATATAGTCTCTGTTGGCGGGAACTAATTCTGCCTGGCTTTCTGTCAGTACAGGACTTCTATTCACTCTCCAAAACAGAGGCAGAGAGTGAAGCTTGGGAATGTGCCAAAAAGAGTGGAATTAATCTTGTTGCTGTTAATCCGAGTCTCGTGTGGGGGCCATTACTTCAGAGCACAACGAATGCCAGTAGCTTAAGCCTCATTCGTCTTATGAAAGGTAACAGACACATAGACATGAAATCTATTAATAATGAGAATGCTGAGGGCTACTCCTTTTAACATCACAGAAGGGAAAAACAAAATGGCAAACAATATGGGGTGGTATGTAGATGTACGCGATGTTGCTGATGCATTATTATTGGCATATGAAAAGCCTGAAGCCGAAGGAAGATACATATGCTCAGCTCACTCATTCTATAAACAGGATTTAGTGGAGTTCGTGAAGAAACTTTATCCGAACTACAATTATCCAAAGAGGTGAATCTCTATTTCTCTGATGAGTATTATGCACAACGGACTTGCATGACAGCAAATTCTTTACAGTTTTACTGCTGGAAATGGAGTCGATTTCAAGCCCACGACAGAGAAACT of the Daucus carota subsp. sativus chromosome 4, DH1 v3.0, whole genome shotgun sequence genome contains:
- the LOC108215800 gene encoding cinnamoyl-CoA reductase 1-like, with translation MAQKGTVCVTGAGGYIGSWVVKTLLSRDYVVHGTVRDPGSAKYSHLTKLEKASENLKLVKADLLDTDSLLVAIKGCDGVFHVASPVPATDVKDPQVELLEPAVKGTQNVLKACSEVKVKRVVLVSSVAAIAMNPSWPKEKLMDETSWSDKEFCKNIKDFYSLSKTEAESEAWECAKKSGINLVAVNPSLVWGPLLQSTTNASSLSLIRLMKEGKNKMANNMGWYVDVRDVADALLLAYEKPEAEGRYICSAHSFYKQDLVEFVKKLYPNYNYPKSFTAGNGVDFKPTTEKLQKLGLSFRPLEETIKDSVDSYKQSGSLD